The Dyadobacter sandarakinus DNA window GGTAAAGCGGCCCTGGAACATTGGTCTTGAACTTGGTGCGCGCAAAACGTTCAGCGACTATCTTGACAATCTGGGTGGTGAGCCTGTCAATAATGACAAACTGCAGCAGGGTGATCCTTCTCTCAAAGATTCCTACCTTTTCCTGAGATTATCCGTGAGCTACACCTTTTACAAGATTGTTTGTCCGTGACAAAATGAAAAAACCTTTACGCATCACACTAATTCTTGCAACTGTCATCATCTTGGGCTATCTGGGTTTCAGAAAGTACACACGCTCATTCAGTCCTGCCAGTGTTGCCGAAACCAGCATCAATGATGTCGATATCAAAGTTACTTACGGTAGTCCCGGCAAAAAGGGGCGTTTATTGTTCGGCCGGGAAGAGGACAAAGCGCTGCTGCCTTATGGCAAAGTATGGCGTACCGGTGCCAATGAGGCCACTGTGATAGAAATAGGCCGCGATGTTGCAATGAATGGCAAACCTGTTAAGGCAGGCAGCTACTCACTTTATTCGGTGCCGGGACAAAGCAGCTGGAAAATTATTTTAAACGCCGAAACAGGCCAGTGGGGAACTGAGTATAACGATGGCAAGGATGTACTCCGGGTAGATGTGCCGATCAGGATACGGCCGGCTGTGCAGGAAAAGTTCAGGATTTATTTTGAAGAAATCCCAAAAGGCGTCAACATGGTCCTGAGCTGGGATCAGACCGAAGCACTCGTTCCATTCACCCATCTGTAAGAATGCGTAAATATGTTTGTTGAGGCCATAGAGAAGGTCGACCGGTTTACGCGTCCCATTCATTTTATTTTCAGGTACTATAACGGTACCGATATCATTCCGGGCACGGCTACTTTATTTTTTGTAAATGATGAGGGGTTTGCGGTTACGTGCAGCCACGTAGCGCGTCAGATCTTGCAGGCACAGTCGATTTACGAAAACTATCAGAAATTCAGGAGTGAGCTTCGCCGGTTTGAAAAGGACCCCGGCCTGGCCACGCAGCGGACCCTGCTCGAAGGGAAATATAAGATCAATGCTTCCAGACCCATCCGGATCCTGTTTGACTTTATCAAGTGTGTTGACAAGTACAAAGGTTTATCCATTCATCTTCACCCCACACAGGATCTCGCAATCATCCACTTTCGCGATTTTGAAAGCAGCCAGTATCAGGGACATGCGACATTCCTGAAAGACTCACGCCTGGTAAAGCCGGGAAGATACCTTTGCAGGCTGGGTTACCCGTTTCCGGAGTTTAGTAATTTTCAGTACAACAATGTGTCCGGGGATATTGAATGGACCCGTGATGGTAAAACACGCACTCCCACCTTCCCGATAGACGGTATTGTGACTCGCCAGATAGGCGATCAGAATGAAATTGTAGGTATTGAGATGAGTACGCCTGGACTGAGGGGGCAAAGCGGCGGACCTTTATTCGACAGTCAGGGAACAATATTCGGAATGCAGGCTTCCACCCGCCATCTGCACCTTGGATTTGACCAGGTCAACAAGGAGGTAATCACCGGCGGGCAGCGTAAGAAAGTTTCAAATTATCCTTTCCTGAATGTAGGTCAGTGCGTGCATGTAGACGTGATCAAGCAGTTTCTCCGCGACAAAAAAGTTAGTTTTCACGAGGGCGACTATTAACAGTTTTACAGGATCAGCAGCAACTCGTCCAGCTTCCGGATGTCGTAAGTGGGTGTCTGGTCAAAGGTAAGTCCTGCGGGATTGTAGTACACGGTATCCAGCCCTGCCTGTTTGGCGCCCATTACATCAGCTATCCAGTTATCCCCGATCATCAGGCTGTTTCCTGCTTTTGCACCCGATACGGAAAGCGCGTATTCAAAAATCCTTGGATCAGGCTTTTTTGCCTGTGCATTCTCAAAAGTGATGACATGTTCGAAATAGTGGCTGATCTCCGAGCCCGAAAGCTTCCGGGCTTGTACCTCATTGAAGCCATTTGTAATAATATGCAGCTTGTACCCTGCGGCAGTCACATAGTCCAGCACCTGCGAGGCACCTTCCAGTAAATGTTTTTTGTCCGGTAAGGTTTGCAGGTACAATTCTCCGATTTCAAGGTGATTGTCGGGGCAAGCCAGGCCTAGGGATTCAAATACCAGCCGAAAGCGGTTCTGACGTATATAGGTATGGTGTATTTGTCCTGTGTCAAAATCGTTCCACAGCTTTGCATTTATTTTCAGGAAAGAACTGATAAAATCATCACAAGAGTGGACGCCGTGCTGATGCAGGGTTTGTGAATGAAAAATTTCTTCCAGGCTTTCGGATGAATTTTTGTCAAAGTCCCATAGGGTATGGTCGAGATCAAAGAAAAGGTGCTCGTACTTCATTCTTGGAAAAGTTCAAAAATTGTTAATAAAGTGAAATTTCTGTGTGTGGCAGCCAACCAGTGTATTTGACCGCAAATTTTGATGGGTTCTTTTTCCTTTTATTCTTATAGTTCTACAAAATGTAGCAATATCAACAGCCGGGAGGCGAAATTGTAGCTGGGAGCAGCCTGCACGGGTGATTTGTTAACATCTGTTAACGTAAAACGGTTTATAAAAAAAAGCAACCCAAAGATTTGCAAATTATTTGTGTTCTGTACATCTTTGATATGTATAATTCAAAATTGAGAAAGTCACTTCCATCTATCACCTAACCAGAAAGGAGAAACAATATCGACGAACTGCTCTACGTTAACTAAATCGAATAGTAAAAATGGAGAAAGTCCAAGTTAGCGACAGTGAGTTGGTAACATTGTATATCCACGGTAATGAAAAAGCATTCGAAAAGCTTGTTCAGCGCCACAAGTCAAGAATATACACCACTATTTATCTGATTGTCAAAGACCAGTATGTAGCCGAAGATTTATTGCAGGATACATTCATTAAGGCAGTTGATACAATAAAGGGTGGTCGGTATAATGACGAAGGCAAGTTCCTGCCATGGATTATACGAATCGCACACAATCTCGCTATTGATTATTTCAGACGCGACAAACGCTATCCTAATGTAGTATTTGAAGATGGGAGCAGTGTTTTCAACACGCTGGATTTTTCGGAAGATTCCGTTGAGTCAGTCCAGATTCGTCAGGAAACACATGAGCAACTGCGGGAGATGATCCAGCGGTTACCGGATGTGCAGAAGCAGGTTCTGATCATGCGCCATTATGAGGACATGAGTTTTCAGGAGATTGCAGATGCTACGGGTGTGAGTATTAATACGGCATTAGGAAGGATGCGTTACGCGTTAATAAATTTGCGTAAGCAGTTTAACCAACGTGCCCCACAGTATGATAAAAACTTCTACCTACGATGATGTTGTAAGGTACCTTTATGCCGAAACAACAGAGAATGAAAATGAACTGATTATTGAGGCGCTGGCGCTGGACGACGATCTGATGAACTTTTATCTTGATTCTCTTGAGATCAAAAGTCAGCTCAATAACATCGTCCGTGTACCTTCGGATCAGGCGGTTTCCGCTATCGTCAGGTATTCGCAGCAATTCACTGCCAAACGGCCTGCTGCTCTCTTGTTTTAAGAGCAGCAGGCTTTTTGTTTGTCCGTCAGTTATGGGCAATGCTTATTATTTATTGCCGCAGATAGCTTCTGTCTGCGGCATCAGTTTTGTCGCGGCGTAGGTCCGGCACTTTTTAACATGCAAAGAAGAGCGCGCTTTAAGCTGTTCCTGGATTACTTTACGCAGAACTTTCCCGATCCGGAAACTGAGTTACACTACCAGGATCCTTACCAGCTTCTGGTAGCAGTTATCCTTTCTGCCCAATGTACAGACAAGCGGGTAAACCTGGTGACACCATCCCTGTTTGAGCGGTTTCCCGATCCTGAATCACTCGCTGCGTCCAGTGCGGAGGAAGTTTTTACGTACATCCGGTCCATATCATACCCCAACAATAAGAGTAAGCACCTGGTTGGCATGGCCAATATGCTGGTTCACGAATTTCATTCTGAAGTACCCGCGTCAGTCGACGATCTGCAGAAGCTTCCGGGTGTAGGCAGGAAGACGGCCAATGTAATTGCATCGGTAATTTTCAACCAGCCTGCCATGGCTGTGGATACGCATGTTTTCCGTGTTTCGCACAGGCTGGGATTGGTACCTTCAACGGCTACCACGCCGCTGGCTGTAGAAAAAGTATTGATCAGATACATCCCGGCAGAACTCGTACATAAGGCGCATCACTGGCTCATTCTGCATGGCCGGTAT harbors:
- the nth gene encoding endonuclease III; this translates as MQRRARFKLFLDYFTQNFPDPETELHYQDPYQLLVAVILSAQCTDKRVNLVTPSLFERFPDPESLAASSAEEVFTYIRSISYPNNKSKHLVGMANMLVHEFHSEVPASVDDLQKLPGVGRKTANVIASVIFNQPAMAVDTHVFRVSHRLGLVPSTATTPLAVEKVLIRYIPAELVHKAHHWLILHGRYICLARSPKCDQCPLTSFCKYYEKYVRQDIFPS
- a CDS encoding YjjG family noncanonical pyrimidine nucleotidase, producing MKYEHLFFDLDHTLWDFDKNSSESLEEIFHSQTLHQHGVHSCDDFISSFLKINAKLWNDFDTGQIHHTYIRQNRFRLVFESLGLACPDNHLEIGELYLQTLPDKKHLLEGASQVLDYVTAAGYKLHIITNGFNEVQARKLSGSEISHYFEHVITFENAQAKKPDPRIFEYALSVSGAKAGNSLMIGDNWIADVMGAKQAGLDTVYYNPAGLTFDQTPTYDIRKLDELLLIL
- a CDS encoding RNA polymerase sigma factor produces the protein MEKVQVSDSELVTLYIHGNEKAFEKLVQRHKSRIYTTIYLIVKDQYVAEDLLQDTFIKAVDTIKGGRYNDEGKFLPWIIRIAHNLAIDYFRRDKRYPNVVFEDGSSVFNTLDFSEDSVESVQIRQETHEQLREMIQRLPDVQKQVLIMRHYEDMSFQEIADATGVSINTALGRMRYALINLRKQFNQRAPQYDKNFYLR
- a CDS encoding trypsin-like peptidase domain-containing protein, whose translation is MFVEAIEKVDRFTRPIHFIFRYYNGTDIIPGTATLFFVNDEGFAVTCSHVARQILQAQSIYENYQKFRSELRRFEKDPGLATQRTLLEGKYKINASRPIRILFDFIKCVDKYKGLSIHLHPTQDLAIIHFRDFESSQYQGHATFLKDSRLVKPGRYLCRLGYPFPEFSNFQYNNVSGDIEWTRDGKTRTPTFPIDGIVTRQIGDQNEIVGIEMSTPGLRGQSGGPLFDSQGTIFGMQASTRHLHLGFDQVNKEVITGGQRKKVSNYPFLNVGQCVHVDVIKQFLRDKKVSFHEGDY
- a CDS encoding DUF2911 domain-containing protein is translated as MKKPLRITLILATVIILGYLGFRKYTRSFSPASVAETSINDVDIKVTYGSPGKKGRLLFGREEDKALLPYGKVWRTGANEATVIEIGRDVAMNGKPVKAGSYSLYSVPGQSSWKIILNAETGQWGTEYNDGKDVLRVDVPIRIRPAVQEKFRIYFEEIPKGVNMVLSWDQTEALVPFTHL